In the genome of Lysobacter sp. BMK333-48F3, the window GCGCACTTCTTCCTGGGTCAGGCGCAGCTCGGCGTTGCGCAACTCGCGCGAACGCGCGGCGAGCACGCCGGCATAGACGATCGAGCCGACCAGGACATGGATCAGGAAACCCGACACCGGCATCGCCATCGCCGGCAGGGTCGTGATCATCACGATCCCGAGCACCGCGAACAGCAGCACGGTCAGGCTGACCCCGCGCCACAGCGGCAGGAAGCTGGCGAGCATGCCGGCGGCGAAGATCAGGTAAGTGCCGCCGCCGGCGCCGAACGGCAGCACCGTGTAGCCGATCGCCGCCACGCCCAGCACCAGCCACAGGCGCGCCTTGGCGCCGGCGCGGTAGAACGCCCAGTACAACGGCAGGAACACCGCCACCGAGCCGACCGCGACCGCCACCACCCACCACGGCAGCACCGGCCAGTAGAACAGCGGCACGAAGACGAAGCTCAGATAGAGCAAGGACGCCAGGTGCCAGCCCAGCAGGTGTTCCTGTGTGTCCAGCGACGGTCCGGGCAAGCGCATGGTCGTGTCCTACGATGAAGTCGGCATGCGGCCGCGCGAGGGCCGGGCGGGCATCGGCCCGGCGCGACGGAAGCGGAACGGCGCAAGCGCGCGGTCACCCTCGTGACCGGCGCTGCGGGATCGCTTCAGCGACCGCATGCCGGCGGACTTTAACGGAGTTCGACCGCGTCGATCTCGAATTCGAACCCGCCCGGGGCGCCGCCGGCGGCGAGGGCGATGCCGCGCAGCTGGCTCAGATCGACATGGGCCATGCCGGCCAGGGGCACGCTGACCTGCTGCCATTGCCCGGCCTGGGTCGGCACCAGTTGGAAGCCCGGCGTGCCCGGCAGCTCCTTGCCGGAGAACACCAGCACCGAGACCGGGCGGCCGTCGCCGCGCAGGCGCAGGCTGAGCTCGCGCACCGAACGGGCGTCGGCGGCGGCCATCGGCGCCGGACCCGGCACCAGCATCAGCCCGGCCCAGGGCTGCGGCAGGCCGGCGACGAGCTCGCCCTTGGCCGCCAGCGCGGTGCCGCCGCCCTGCCCCGCCTGCAGCTGCGATTTGGACTTGCCGCCCATGTAGGAGTCGTAGGACGCGACCCAGCGCGGACCCGGCTGGCCGGCGTTCCAGGTCGCCACCGCGCCGGGCTGCAGGGTCGGCGCGACGGCGACCCGCTCGACCGGGTAGCCGTTCTTCCACACCGTGCGGATCGCCCGGGTCGCGGCGATGTCGGCGGTCGGATCGCCTTCGACCAGGACCAGGTCGGCGCGCAGGCCCTTGGCGATGCGGCCGCGGTCGCTCAGGCCGAAGCTGCGCGCCGGCAGCGAGGTCGCCGCGCGCAGCGCTTCGATCGGGCTCAGCCCGGCCGCGACCAGCAGCTCCAGCTCGCCGTGCTGGCTGGCGCCGTGGCTGGTGCCGGGGTTGCCGGCGTCGGTGCCGGCCAGCACCGCGACGCCGGCCTGGTGCAGCAGGCGCACGTTCTCGCTCGCGTTCTTGGCCTTGTCCGGTTCGACCCGCCAACCGAAGCTGCGCGCCAACTCGTCCTTCTGCGCCGAGGTCAGGAACGGCGCCAGGCGCGCGTCGGCGATCAGCTGCTTGCCGTTGCCGGCGCCGTAGGCCGAGTGCTCGACGGTCAGGGTCGGCACCACGAACGCGCCGCGGCGCTTGATCGCCGCGACCAGTTGCGGGTCGTCGAGGCGGTCGGCGTTGATATGGACCAGGCCGTCGGCGCCGGCGTCGATCGCCAGCTTCGCCTCCTCGGCGCGCGAGACGTGGACCACGGCCAGTTTCTTGCGCGCGTGCGCGGCCTGGATCGCGGC includes:
- a CDS encoding CIA30 family protein, producing MSSPARTHPSLRRLKTRLLAAALFAAAPLAAAQAAGAEPAAGEAPASFAIAGVRVFDGDKLLPSATVLVRDGLIAEVGAKLRVPAGTAVIDGQGATLLPGLIDAHTHSFGSARNDALRFGVTTELDMFNASGQLTAAKIERAGRARTDRADLWSAGTLVTAKGGHGTQYGVPIPTLDDPAQAQAFVDARIDEGSDYIKLVLEELRDAQGKPRLNTLSEASLRAAIQAAHARKKLAVVHVSRAEEAKLAIDAGADGLVHINADRLDDPQLVAAIKRRGAFVVPTLTVEHSAYGAGNGKQLIADARLAPFLTSAQKDELARSFGWRVEPDKAKNASENVRLLHQAGVAVLAGTDAGNPGTSHGASQHGELELLVAAGLSPIEALRAATSLPARSFGLSDRGRIAKGLRADLVLVEGDPTADIAATRAIRTVWKNGYPVERVAVAPTLQPGAVATWNAGQPGPRWVASYDSYMGGKSKSQLQAGQGGGTALAAKGELVAGLPQPWAGLMLVPGPAPMAAADARSVRELSLRLRGDGRPVSVLVFSGKELPGTPGFQLVPTQAGQWQQVSVPLAGMAHVDLSQLRGIALAAGGAPGGFEFEIDAVELR